From Pseudorasbora parva isolate DD20220531a chromosome 14, ASM2467924v1, whole genome shotgun sequence:
tccttcattcattcatctccATCATCCCTCCCATGATCTCATCCAGGGGCGGAGCCAGACGATGTAAACATTGGGGGCTTAGCCCAAACGGGGGGTCCGGGGGCATCCTCCCCCGGggagatttttttccatttacatcaGCTAAATGCACTATTTTTCAGGCTGTTGGAGATAATAGAATGCCTAAAAATCTGTATACTATCTGGGAAAATAAGTTactcagtaaaaaataaaaaaataaaattcaccCAGTAGAGCCTACAACCTGTTTGGTATTTAACTGTTCTCCAGCTGTAGTGAATCCAAAACACCAAACATGTTAAGGATGACTCATTTTAACCCCTGGCAAATAAAAAGGCAACCATTATCTGACTATTTTTAAGTTAGCCTGCATAGGTGAAAttggaatttggtgtaaacatcaTTATCAATCTTTAGAGTTCAGTTTGGTTTACTTTGTGCTTAGCTGACAAATTTGCTACATCAGAATCCATGAGCAATCAGATGTGGTTTTCGGCTGCAAACTTTCGCGGTTGGTTAGTTCTACAAAGGAAATGCccatatttggattagacagcgctgtgtgtgagactgagagctttataatgacacCAGGCATGACATGCttctgtgaatggagacggcaggggagctcgcgttagaataactttggatgatttcaggtagaaatctaaaggcgcacggtgataaaatataatgaaataaccaccttaaatgtgtaatgttgccttttttattgtgacatgaaagcttacatgttaagggagtaaactggcccaaaatctcaaaattgactaACGTTATGTTTTCACCTGTCGTGTCTCGCCTTAATAAGTAACACCTAACGTTAACTCTAGCTAGCCAGCAATACAGTCATGTAACTCAAGTGTTACAACAGTGGATTCACAAACCTGTAACACTTTCGTCTGACGCAGAATCTCTCTCTGGCCAGTGAGgtttagtgttcctttaaaaaaaatgtttagtgtCCATGTTAACTATAGTTCACTACGACGCCGGTGAAATACAAAACCCGCCAATCCCTGATGACAACGGCGAAGAAGATGTATATTCTTCTTCGTTAGTTTTTATTGGCAGTTGGCATTAGCAAACAAGCTGAGTGATGTGCGACGCATTGCcgactgccacacacacacacacggtaaaggagcttttgtttcatttttttgccgctccagtctgaaagactgagaggaaatgaaacaaaattattattattattattattattattattattttactaaaagattcggggcttttgacaaaacattcggggcttaagCCCCATTAGCCACCCCCCCGCTCCGCCCCTGATCTCATCATCCCTTGAGTCACATGCTGATCCTCAACAAAGTGTCTGTTCATGACTCTGCATAGAAGAGGGTTTTATTATGCACAACAACACAGCATTTTGTGCTCATGGACTTGTTTGACACTGATGAATGAAACCTAATGTAGCGTAACCATTTTGATACTTGTTGAAAGCTACAGAAACGTTACGTTCTTTCACGTTACTAAACGTTTACCTCTTCTGTTCCTCTAGATATCATCAGGGGAAGCATATTTGGTGTACAGCAAGAAAATTCACTCCAACTCTAACTTTAATCAATATGTATCAGCCATCTATAAGGTGCTAGGCGCCTTCCTATTTGGGGGAGCTGTCAGCCAATCACTGACAGACTTGGCCAAGTACACCATTGGGCGACCACGTCCACATTTCTTAGCAGTGTGTGCTCCCAAAATCTGCAAAGGATTCGTGGCTGCGATTAACTGCACTGGCATCCCAAGTGATGTGACTGAAGCCCGGTATGTCTCTTGTCATAACTCTTTTTGACAGTTTGATTTCAGTGAATTTCTTTGAACTGTGTGTTGTTTTGCCATAGGTTGTCCTTCTACTCAGGTCACTCCTCCTTTGGGATGTACAGCATGCTGTTTCTAGCGGTGAGTAGTGTAGAAATCAAATGCTTACCCGCTAAACTATCTACCCCTTGGGATCAACCAACAGTGCTATTTATCTGTTTTTGGTGAACCTGTTTGAAAATAGTTCCTTTAGAGGCAATAAAATTACAGATTTAACCGTCTGGTGCTGGTCAGACATTTTGCaccaattttttaaaaacttttttaattaatttaattacttttaatttaattaattgataatttaattacttttttttccttcatcaGAATGGTACGAAACTTGGTAATTTGAGAACTAGGTAACTAATGGAAAAGGATAAATGGTCCTAAAAAAAAGGACCACATAGGAAATAAATGGGAAGCGAATTTGGAAATGTACAAATCTTACTgaaagctaattttttgagacatcaacctcaaatttgtaacaaattttttatatttagatttcctagtaaaacatgttttgaaaaaaatatatttacttcagcaataatctgccATGTGTATTCTCTAAAAAGACACCCGATTTATAGATGTGAAAGAGCATTTTTTTCCAGACTTAAATGGTTGTTACACGAGAATGCTTTAAAAAATTTGATCTTGACTTAAAAAAAGACACAGCAGGTTATTACTGAAGTGAAAGCACTTAAAAaagtatgactatatataaatatataaatggtGCTTATTTATAGATGTATTTTatgtctaaccaagttgtgttccaaagttgatatcacaaaaaatgAAGTTCCTATGAGATTAGCACTGTAGACCCACATTCCATTGACTTCATTTGATGCATTCTTCagtaacaaattaataaatgtgtgGGCAAATATCACTTCTATCACAAAATAGTCACCACATATGGAACCTTGAGACTCAGACCTCTCCAACGATGTGTTTTGTTTAGATTagaaaaggtaaaaaaaagggataaagtacacaaataaaaaggataaagtagttaaaataaatattgtaatatgAATCCTGACACTATGGTAAGGTTTCCATGGTAATGCAATGTCCAATTTCAAAATGGATGAATTTTGAGTTTAAGCTTTCAAATTATATCGTATTACCAATGATTACTAAAATATGTTATACAGGGAAAAAGGCAATAAATAAGCAATTGTTTTTGAGGCGTATTATAGACATAAATAGGACACAATCATCACAATAGATGTGTACACGTTAAAATTCATGCAGGTATTTACAGTAATTAGAATTCTTGCAGAGTTTGCAAACCCCTGAACTAATTTACCGAAACTACCATAGAACAGAACAAAATCTGCCAAGACGGATTCTGCATCATTCTAAGTACAAAATGATTTCCTGATGAACTACAAAGCAAATGTACAAATGCTAAATTCTATCGACATTTGCGTTTATTTACCAGAGTCTTCTCAACAAATTAAGTCAATATTATTCAGTTATTGAAAGATATCTCTTTTAATTTTCTCTCCCCAGTTTTACGTCCAGGCCAGACTGAATGCCAAATGGGCCCGTCTTCTGAGGCCCACCATCCAGTTCTTCCTGGTGGCCTTTGCTGTGTATGTAGGTTACACCCGTGTGTCCGATTATAAGCACCACTGGAGTGACGTGCTGGTGGGACTCCTGCAGGGGGCGCTCATTGCAATCCTCACTGTAAGTTAACACTCTTAAAGTGATTTTACCCAAACATTTTACATCTGACATCATTTGcacaccctcatgttgttccaaacatcaTGACTTCCTTTCAAACCTTTTACAAAAATtgtaaaaaagacaaaaattttgctgtcaaatcaattaattgTTATTAATCGCATCCAACATAAAGGTctgtgtttacataatgtgtgtgtacCATGCATAATTATGATGTATATAATTACACACAAATGcacgtgtgtgtatatatatatatatatatatatatatatatatatatatatatatataatataatataatataatataatataatataatatatatatatatatatatatatatatatatatatatatatatatatatatatacatacacttaaagggttagttcacccaaaaatgaaatgtatgccattaatgactcaccctaatgtcgttccacacccgtatgctgaataaagtcgtagtttttgttatttttggaccaaaatgtattttcgatcttcaagagattctaatgaactaactgatgtcacatatggactactttgatgatgtttttattccctttctggacatggacagtatagtgtgcatacacttagatacactctcacactaaatataaaatatcttaaatataatatatatatatatatatatatatatatatatatatatatatatatatatatatatatatatatatatatatatatatatatatatacacacactcatgtaaacatttaagaaatatttgcatgtgtgtatatttatacaatttatattatatatagatatatatgcatgataattatacacagtatacacacgatgtaaaaaacaacttttattttaatcttgatttaatcgatttgacagcactaaaattaaatgtaaaaacaaaaaaaaatttttttttttttttaccccacTGAATTACCCCTTTTCTGATAAAGTCACCCAAAAGTAAGAGGCCACTCTATTCAGTTTAAAACTCTGCTAACAGTCCTCGTCTTTTACAGGTGCGATTTGTAGCGAATTTCTTCAAGGTTCGTCCTTCACCTCAATACTCAAGTCCACAGACAGAAGCAGAAAATGATGAGCAGAAACACAACTTTCGAAGTGGAGCACCATAACCATCACGACTATCATACACCTGTGTGAGAGAAAGGACAACAAACACTCGCACTACATCTCCCACAAACCACTGGACTGACGGAAGAGGGCGGAGCGGAGCAAAACTGCACATGCTCACAATGGTCCTCCTTGAAAAAGCTTTAGCGTCTATTCCTTTGTTTCAAAGAACACTTTATATGTATTTAatcaatttattttaatcaaaacaaTTTGCAAAGGATACCAGATATTGAGGGACTGAGTCTACTTTTTAAATCTGTGTACTGGACCAGGTTTTATACAAAGTTATGTACAACGTATCATCTTTATTTGAATTGTAAATCTTATTGTTGTGTAAATAATGGTTTTGATGAACCAAACAGAATCCCATATTCTGCGACTTAAAATGTTGGAAATCATTGCTTGTTTGTAGTTTTCCAATATAATGTGCCTTAGTAATTATATCtagtatataataaaaatatataataatctgGACTGCAAAAAGTGAATAATGTCATAAAATTGTTAGGACATCCTTTTTTAGCTCCCCtttgtttaaaatttaaaattgagATACCACTACAACATCTGCAAGCATCTGTGCTCTGTGATTTTAAATTTGTCTAAAATTCctattaaatatttgtaataataatctGCTTGTTGGTCATTGGGTATCACGCTTTGTGTTTTTTCAGATATCACtactttaaattataaatatcataaaatattttgtattctAGTGTAAAATGTGAGCTCTGTGAATTTAATGTTTGCATATCCAGTTAGCATATTTTAATCCTGAAGTACTATGTCAATAATGTGTGTATTTAGGTAGGCATGAACAAACATGAATTCAATCCACATGTAAACTGTAGTTTTACATACCGTAAAGGACATATCAGCCAGAAGTGGTTGTCAGACACTTTTGATCTTATTCGGTTTGCAAATGTTGTTTACTTTAGCCATTTCTATTGGGCGTTTTCCTGTCAGTCCAGAACTGCAGCTTCCAGACCTCTGATGATGACCATTTATTAGACTATGACTACAAAGGAGCCAATTCCTATCAAGGTGAAGACACTGTTAAAGAAATGCAGTGTTAATTATATTCTACATTATATGTAAtgtgtatatacattttataatatttataaattatattataggcccaattatgtataatataatattagcCCTATATAAAATGTAGCCTTTGTGATTGGGCAGATCAGTAGTtgcattatttgtattataagagGCTAGTATGCACTGTAATTACTAATCAGGATGGTAACAAAGCCTCCATCCTACCCTGTGATCCTAAACTGCCTTGGCAAGACAAAAACCCTGCTTGTTTCACTATATCATGTTGCGTTCCTTTTAAATAATATGTAAGTTGTTATTTTGTGGGTTTCCATCTGACCTGATGTGATGCCTCTGCTTACGCAAGATTGGAGTTTATAAGATGTCAAAGAAAGCATAGGCCGTTCTAACATATTTAGCACATTTATTTTTGGGGGGATGATTGTGGGTCTGTTGTCACATCACTGTTCAGAACTATTTTAGCTGTGTGTAACCGCTATTTTAGCTGTTAACCCGCTCCGAGTGGGATTCAAACCGGGGTCTCTGGGGTCTCAGACATGCCTCTTAAGGCCAAGGGAGTGACACACACAGCTCTTTCTGGCCTACATCTGTTACACTCTGCCCCCTAAATCTAACTCCCAttcgggtcacggcaccaaatgtaaccggTCCTACACTACCCATTCCGAGCGGGATTCAAACCACCGTCTCTGGCGTAGGAGGCAGATGTGCCTCTTGAGGCCAAGGGAATGAGGTTTACACACCGCTCTTTCTGGCCTACATCTGTTACACTCGGACCCCTAAACTTCACTCCcacccgggtcacggcaccaaatatAACTGCTCAGACTGGGATGTGAACTAGGGTGTCTGGCATTGGAGGCATGCACACTAACAAGGATCCTAAAGAAAACAGCCGCTAAGGTGCCTTCTGAGGCCAGGAGTtgcactcacccccctaaacttCTCTCatatccgggtcacggcaccaaatatAACCCATCCTACTCAATCCAATCCTTGCGTGGGAGGCAGGCACACTAACAAGGACGTTAAAGACCGCAGTCACTAGCATCAGTCGCTAACATGTctcttgaggccaggggagtgaggtttacatgcacagctcttactggcctacaTCGGTTACATGTGTATTGTTGGTATTTCCCCCAATAACTAATTTGGGGATCATTTTGTTCATGTCCAATTTTTTATCGAGGCAGCATTAGTGCAGAGGTTATTGTAtaaacatgatggttattgtagttctagaaTAAATGTGAGCAGGCCtttactcatctcacttgcaaaaaaaaaaactgattcagtgaataaaaacagtgaaatgcAAACTCAGAATATTACGCAAACCTGAAAAAATTACATATATTAAATTACCACAAATATACTTTGTTTTTAATCTCACTTTAAAAACCAATgtctttgctgctgacctttgaTAATCCACTTCAACCATACTAATAAGCATAACTGACTTTAGATAACCATAACATCTGTTTAGATGTTAAGGTGTCGAACtgcgccctctactgtacaAGTGTAAATTAGCATTTATTTCAGTCTTACTCATttcacttttggtgtgaaagggcatttacatttgccaaaaatataatttttttggtgTTATTAAAAACCGAACAAACAAGCCCAGCCCATGAGagaaaaagtaatgcaaaagtAATGTAACATTACTTTGTATAAAAAGTTTTTAAGTAATGTAATTGGTTACTTTTTTGGGAGTAACAGAACATTGTAAcgtattacttttaaaagtaactttaccTAACACTGACGAGGTGTAATGGCGCCAGTAGCATTTGTATGAAACACAAAAGTCCGTTATTATCAGCCCCAAGAGAAACGAGACATAAAAGTAGCACCACGGTTTCAGTTTCACCAATAAGCGGACTAATATACAACATGGCCATGCGAACATTAGGAAATATCTGCCCGCTGAATGCAGCAACTGACCAATCAGTCTTCCAGAAAGCTGTGTACAGGGCCTAAAAATTAACGCCGCCAACCACCAAATGCGAGTATGATTGGTGTTGGCGAGTATGTGAAACTTAAGCCTTGCCAAATTTAAAACATTCAAGTGCTCAATTTGTTAATCGCGCAAAGGTGCAAAGTTTTCTGTGGACACATTCAAccaaaatcatgtgaaaatgcCCGTCTTGTCAAGTAtccttataaatataatcagTTTTGTCTGAACTGAACGTAAACAGATTAGAAACAAAACGCATGTGTAACAGTGTTTTTGATCcgtgcattagctcttaaagtgacagcagcctaataagtctgctgctgtctgtgtttttaatgttaatcaaacaacaaaagacaaagaacaACCACTCATTGCATTTGACGTAGAActttttgtaactttaataagaATTTTTCTGTTTCATGGCTGGTAAAAAATAGATACATATTTATGGCTGGTAAAATTTCTTGAGTAACCAAACATTGGCAGAAATTTAGTTAGTTTAAGGCCCTGGCAGCAAAATGAGCAAATGTAATCACCTTTTTCCCCCCACATAAAAGAATCATTGGTGAGCGTTTTGgctagttttcttttttttaaatctttttttcaattctttttttcattcttttttttacaatgtttcTAAAAGGTCAATAGCCTTGATAGCTATTGACCTATATGACTATATATAGTCAATAGCTTGTTTTCTGCTAATAAATGCAAGCCCAGCTGCAACAAAAGGGCACTCAGTTATTAGAATCATATTCTACCGTTCATTTTTGACCAGAAAAAGCCTTCTTCCTTCACGGAAATAGTAATTTTGACTCATATGTGGCATATATCCTGGCAAAAGTAAGCAATCCAGAAGGGTTTGTGTTCATTTTGAAATGCACAGAGCTGGAGGCCCAGAGAGACAATGCTACACTTCTTTCAGCCCAGGGGTCAGTGAAGCCTGGCTCCCGGCCATACCAACCACCGGCTGGATGGGGTTATGTATTTATACTCGCTCACTGTTGCTGCTGTTCTCTGCGGCTCTGTGAGGAATTATTACAGGTAAAACACATTGGACGGTTGTACATGTTGCGAGGGGTTGACAGTCATGTAAAGGGAGAAAAATTTGACTAGCCAAGAGTACACTTGAGTAAAACTAAAAAAGTCTCcacatttaattgttgtttaaAAGTTCAAATAGCTTTTTATAAGACCATAATTAAAGCAACTTTGATGCTCAAATGCTTGAACCAATGAACACCTGGCCAGAACAGTCAAGCAAAGTTTCCTTCTtacttgcacaaaaaaaaagcatggcGTGGTGGTCAAGTAGACTTGTATACTTAATAAATTTGGAATTTTATACCTACAAATTACAGTCATGCACAGTCAATGTACCTTTGAGCCTGAAGAACTGATGTCCGGCTCCCGCTGAGGTCTGAGGATCCACAGACATCTGGACTGGGCAGCAGTGGCCTCGGCCTGGAAAATACAGGGTCTGTTAAACTGCCAAGTTTAACAGATAGTGGGTAAAGGGGGGGAAATGTGAGTATTATAGCTGGAGAGAGGAGGAGAATCAAGTATTTTAGGATCTAGAAAGCGGAGAGAATAAGAATATCAAGGGAGCATAGTGTGTATTTATGTTAGACAGTTCTTAGCTATACCAGAAGTTAGCTCAATCTGACAAAACCTCTCTTTAGGTGCATCTACGGCCCTGAAAGGTTCAATGATTCAtaattaaagtgtttttaagTCATATTAAATGTTGAAGCTTATAAAAAATAGTAATAGCATTTCACATTTCCCACCTTTATGACCTCCATATTAAAGTAGTAGTAAAAGTAGTGAATTACGTGCACTTTTTTCCACTTTAATGTAATATGTGATATACTGACTCCTCTTGGCCATTTCATGTATTAAACCGTGACTGTCATATGACTAAATGCTGATATAACCAAATATAACTATCTTATTTATTAGTTTTGTTTGATTGCATTATTTAGAAGTTATTCCTCAAACGGTCAGACTACCAACAGTCGAGATGTGTTTACTTGAAACtcgattaaaaataaaatttaactgTAATGATATTTGAACAATGGATACCACTCgatgaaatgcatgttttatgtCACTATGtagcatattttaaatgtttaagatGGAATAATAgtgttttcatttattatttaaaatgtatttaaacaaattactattttaaacaaattataattCAGTGTAGTACGCAGTATGCTAGTTAGTCATAGCTATCAGTCATTCGTTGACGATGCATCGTCTTTATCGTTTACACAAGTATGACGTCGAATTCTACATGTGcttattactattactatttaTGATATTTCGATGAAACAAAAACATTAGGTTctaccgagatttgaactcggatcgctggattcaaagtccagagtgctaaccattacaccatagAACCGCGTGAACACGTGAGTCAGAAAATAATATTTGACAACAAATCGAAACCATGATAATACTGTAAATACTTTAAATCTATAAAACATATTACTTTACAAAATGTGTACATTCTCTATGTTTTTTGAGAAAACGTCTCGTGTCTTCCTAACGTTGAGTGACAATTTATTACGATTTTTCCCCATTAAagatataaaatgtataattttgggTTATACTTTaatgtgtcattgttacagtctAATTAAGTTAAATAAGttttgagtaatattaattaacttaaTAACATGTAgctacttactatagggttagggtaggattagggtgagTTTTTGAATAATTATGCATAATCTACTGTTATTACGATAACAGAGACAGTGTAAAATAAAGATTTACCTAATTTTGCATTACTATGAAAGTTATTCAATTGCATATTATTTACTAAACAACAAATGTCGAAGATGTCCGCAAGCTAACGTTATCGTACCAAGTGTTCAAAATATAGATATAGGCCTACAAACCGTGAACTTTCTACTTCAGAAATAGACCGCGACATGTGAAGACTGCAATGACGCCCACGGTCAACATGTTCACCACAGTTTAACGCCTCTTCCAtgaattaattttaataataatctaaCTTCCTCCTCACTTGCAATACTGCGAATAAACTGAAGGGGGCAGCCGGAGCTCGCAACACATATGCTGTATGGGCTACCGTCCATTATTATTACTGAAATACTGCAAATCAGCAATGGTTACGACAATGAGCACACAGATTAGGCTTTTTAAAATtagtatattaaaaaaacagtaaatgaAAAATTATTCTTTTAACATAGCATATTGCTAATATAACTTGCAAAACGAAATatgtcattaaagggatagttcacccgatGTTGGTATAACACAGCACCTATTTCCTAGACTACTAGCTAGCTACCGTCAACtttctggttaccaacattctttaaaataacttattttgtgttcatcagaaagaaactcatacagctTTTGAACAACATCAGGgtacgttaaaaaaaaaaaacctgtcccTTTAAGATTTGTCATCACACAGTTGGCTTATAAAAACTGGTCAGAAATACAACAATAAAATAGTTCAATTTGTAAAAGCCTATTGCCAATATGGCATacgatatgatttttttttctaaaaaacaaaacaaaaaaagaactgACAGGAAGCCAACAGCATATTGATACAGATC
This genomic window contains:
- the plpp2b gene encoding phospholipid phosphatase 2b encodes the protein MPDLKKRLFVLVDVMCVVVASLPFVIMNIVSQPYERGIHCQDESIGYPIKPDTITHLTLAAVTITCTILIISSGEAYLVYSKKIHSNSNFNQYVSAIYKVLGAFLFGGAVSQSLTDLAKYTIGRPRPHFLAVCAPKICKGFVAAINCTGIPSDVTEARLSFYSGHSSFGMYSMLFLAFYVQARLNAKWARLLRPTIQFFLVAFAVYVGYTRVSDYKHHWSDVLVGLLQGALIAILTVRFVANFFKVRPSPQYSSPQTEAENDEQKHNFRSGAP